The Mercurialis annua linkage group LG8, ddMerAnnu1.2, whole genome shotgun sequence genome window below encodes:
- the LOC126661259 gene encoding F-box protein CPR1-like, producing the protein MIGNLPEELKAEILKRVPNEDLLRCSAVCKSLYSLLKSPSFIFDTHLRHLQASNSNPHLVIMDLRLGNGNYEMSFHDDNTEQFTECHLPPHFYSMSELCTVASCNGLLLFRPYSQYILHNPSICRSLRLPKQKLDGPSGCELCGLGFDSTTNDFKVLRLLCRSVVVQAEVYSVNAASWRNITHITPQYEIPYHNIFKPQCIPFVNGALHMIVGDCSSNDKGRSLVLVFDVKDEIFREILLPPCLMNVSPVMLFVIAYRQSIAVVHIFDTNTDTNTAIRIWVMKEYGVFDSWTNLANMFNVETIPAAFFLRKNGQLMIDSGVGHFLSYDFATQRFHNLFTDLDAFSYMSAFTYVESLALFDTGNLIVE; encoded by the coding sequence ATGATCGGAAACCTACCTGAAGAACTGAAAGCTGAAATTCTGAAAAGGGTACCCAACGAGGACCTCTTGCGATGCAGTGCAGTGTGCAAATCTTTGTATTCTCTTCTCAAATCCCCTTCTTTCATTTTCGACACTCATCTTCGCCATCTTCAAGCTTCAAATTCGAACCCGCATTTAGTCATTATGGACCTCCGTTTGGGAAATGGGAATTATGAGATGTCATTTCATGATGATAATACTGAACAGTTCACCGAGTGTCATTTACCTCCTCACTTTTATTCCATGTCCGAATTATGCACCGTTGCCTCCTGCAATGGTCTTCTTTTATTTCGTCCGTATTCTCAGTATATCCTACATAACCCGTCGATTTGCAGATCGCTACGCCTTCCGAAACAAAAACTAGATGGACCCTCCGGGTGTGAATTATGTGGTCTAGGTTTTGATTCTACCACTAATGATTTCAAAGTGTTAAGGTTGTTGTGTAGGTCCGTTGTTGTTCAGGCTGAGGTTTACTCGGTTAATGCAGCTTCTTGGAGGAATATTACTCATATTACACCACAATACGAAATCCcatatcataatatttttaaacctcaATGTATACCCTTTGTTAATGGTGCATTGCATATGATTGTTGGTGATTGTAGTAGTAATGACAAGGGCAGGAGTTTGGTGCTTGTCTTTGATGTCAAAGATGAGATCTTTCGAGAAATTTTATTGCCCCCGTGTTTGATGAATGTTTCGCCTGTTATGCTGTTTGTTATCGCATATAGGCAATCAATTGCGGTTGTTCATATTTTTGATACCAATACCGACACCAATACCGCTATTAGGATATGGGTGATGAAAGAGTATGGCGTGTTCGATTCGTGGACCAACTTAGCAAATATGTTCAATGTAGAGACAATACCAGCTGCATTCTTCTTAAGGAAGAATGGACAACTAATGATAGATTCTGGTGTTGGACATTTTCTTTCATATGATTTTGCCACCCAACGCTTCCACAATCTCTTCACGGATCTGGACGCATTTTCTTATATGTCTGCTTTTACCTATGTGGAGAGCCTAGCCTTATTTGATACAGGAAACTTAATTGTGGAGTGA
- the LOC126659600 gene encoding F-box protein CPR1-like isoform X1 gives MMEILQDELIAEILKRVPNQDLLQCTEVCKSWYYLLKSSFFIFQTHLPHVQASNSNPHLVILCHVWPENGYGMSFHDDNTEEFIECELPAHFYSMSKSSLYSSCNGLLLFLRDSDYILRNPSISRSLTLPKPKLNHGEEFCGLGFDSTTNDFKVLRLLCGCEKPRPVVQAEVYSVNAGSWKNISHITPKYEIPYHILFKPQCIPFVNGALHLIAYDGRGDKGISLVLVFDVKHEIFREILLPRCLQKAPSDMLFVIAYGQSIAVVHIYDTAIRNDVWVMKEYGVYDSWTNLGKLQNETDKSSVAMFLRKNGQLMIDSGFGEIFSFDFATQTFVDLFPDLEEMRDNCPATVFSYIETLALLDRGNFKDKSSRSQNLGDPAN, from the exons ATGATGGAAATTTTACAGGATGAACTGATAGCCGAAATTCTGAAAAGGGTACCGAACCAGGACCTCTTGCAATGCACTGAAGTCTGCAAATCTTGGTATTATCTTCTCAAATCCTCTTTTTTCATTTTCCAAACCCATCTTCCCCATGTTCAAGCTTCAAACTCGAACCCGCATTTAGTCATTTTGTGCCACGTTTGGCCTGAAAACGGTTATGGGATGTCATTTCATGATGATAATACTGAAGAGTTCATTGAGTGCGAGTTACCTGCTCACTTCTATTCCATGTCCAAATCAAGTCTCTATTCCTCTTGCAATGGCCTTCTTTTATTTCTTCGGGATTCTGATTATATCCTTCGGAATCCATCCATTTCCCGATCACTAACTCTTCCGAAACCAAAACTTAATCATGGGGAAGAATTCTGTGGTCTAGGTTTTGATTCTACCACTAATGATTTCAAAGTGTTAAGGTTGTTGTGTGGATGTGAAAAACCTAGACCCGTTGTTCAGGCTGAGGTTTACTCTGTTAATGCAGGTTCTTGGAAGAATATTTCTCATATCACACCAAAGTACGAAATCCCATATCATATTCTTTTTAAACCTCAGTGTATACCCTTTGTTAATGGTGCATTGCATTTGATTGCTTATGATGGTCGCGGTGATAAGGGCATCAGTTTGGTGCTTGTCTTTGATGTTAAACATGAAATCTTTCGCGAAATATTATTGCCCCGCTGTTTGCAAAAGGCTCCGTCTGATATGTTGTTTGTTATCGCATATGGGCAATCAATTGCAGTTGTGCATATATATGATACCGCTATTAGGAATGATGTATGGGTGATGAAAGAGTATGGCGTGTACGATTCATGGACCAACTTAGGCAAGTTGCAGAATGAAACAGACAAATCATCAGTTGCaatgttcttgaggaagaatgGGCAACTCATGATAGATTCTGGTTTTGGGGAAatattttcatttgattttgctACTCAAACCTTCGTCGATCTCTTCCCGGATTTGGAGGAAATGAGGGATAATTGTCCTGCTACTGTTTTTAGCTATATTGAGACCCTAGCCTTACTTGATAGAGGAAACTTTAAAGATAAATCAAGCCGGTCGCAGAATTTAG GAGACCCAGCTAATTAA
- the LOC126659600 gene encoding F-box protein At3g07870-like isoform X2, whose protein sequence is MIEILPDELKAEILKRVPNKELLRCTVVCKSWYSLIKSPSFIFNTHLPHIQASDSKPNLVIMCHYFDPNNYVISFHDDDTEELSECHLPPHFYSMFNLRPYASCNGLLLFRESSEYLLWNPSICRSLSLPKPKLNRPKGCELSSLGFDSTTNDFKVLRVLSDFDFEKSRPIVEAEIYSLNAASWKNLSHITPQYYIIPQVFLKRQCMPFVNGAFHMIAFDSSSDDKGQNLVLVFNVKDESFREILLPQCLQNTRLDMLFVIAYGQSIAVVHIYETAMKNDIWVMKEYGVYNSWTNLGKLQNEENASVAMFLRKNGQFMIDSGLGKFFSFDFATQSFIDLFPDLEDIEYTGDFWSASVFTYMETLALLDIV, encoded by the coding sequence ATGATTGAAATTCTACCTGACGAATTGAAAGCAGAAATTCTGAAAAGGGTACCAAATAAAGAGCTCTTGCGATGCACTGTAGTCTGCAAATCATGGTATTCTCTTATTAAATCCCcttcttttatatttaataccCATCTTCCCCATATTCAAGCTTCAGATTCGAAACCGAATTTAGTCATTATGTGCCACTATTTTGACCCTAACAATTATGTGATATCATTCCATGATGATGATACTGAAGAGTTGAGTGAGTGTCATTTGCCTCCTCATTTCTATTCCATGTTCAACTTAAGGCCCTATGCCTCTTGCAATGGTCTTCTTTTATTTCGTGAGTCCTCCGAGTATCTCCTATGGAATCCATCGATTTGCAGATCACTAAGCCTTCCAAAACCAAAGCTAAATAGACCCAAGGGGTGTGAATTATCTAGTTTAGGTTTTGATTCTACCACTAATGATTTCAAAGTACTAAGGGTGTTgtctgattttgattttgaaaagtCTAGGCCCATTGTTGAGGCTGAGATTTACTCTCTTAATGCAGCTTCTTGGAAGAATCTTTCTCATATTACACCACAGTATTATATCATACCTCAAGTTTTTCTTAAACGCCAGTGTATGCCGTTTGTGAATGGTGCATTCCATATGATTGCATTTGATTCCAGTAGTGATGATAAGGGACAGAATTTGGTGCTTGTCTTTAATGTGAAAGATGAAAGCTTTCGCGAGATATTATTGCCCCAGTGTTTGCAGAACACTCGCCTTGATATGTTGTTTGTTATCGCATATGGGCAATCTATTGCAGTTGTTCATATTTATGAAACCGCTATGAAGAATGATATATGGGTGATGAAAGAGTATGGCGTGTACAATTCATGGACCAACTTAGGCAAGTTGCAAAATGAAGAGAATGCATCAGTTGCaatgttcttgaggaagaatgGGCAATTCATGATAGATTCTGGTTTGGggaaatttttttcatttgattttgctACCCAAAGTTTCATAGATCTCTTCCCGGATTTGGAGGATATTGAGTATACGGGGGATTTTTGGTCTGCTTCTGTTTTTACCTATATGGAGACTCTGGCCTTACTTGATATAGTATAG
- the LOC126659599 gene encoding F-box protein CPR1-like yields MVEFLPEELKVEILKRVRNKELLRCTAVCKSWYALIKSCFFIFQTHLPHVQSSNSNPHLVILCHYFDPNDYVMSFHDDDTEEFSECHLPAHFYNYSNLSLFASCNGLLLFRDYSEYILWNPSICRSLTLPKPKLKNGEELCGLGFDSTTNDFKVLRILCDFVFTEPRSIVVKAEIYSVNAASWKNITHIAPQYKIPYNIYFQQQCIPFVNGALHMIAHDCKDKGHNLVLVFDVKDEIFREILLPHCLQNALLDMLFVIAYGQSIAVVHFDNSGIWNDIWVMKEYGVYDSWTNLGKLQNEEYASAAVFLRKNGQFMIDSGLGKIFSFDFATQTFIDLFPGVEEMDENGSASVFSYIETLALLDRGNFGDESSRSQNLGDATN; encoded by the exons ATGGTAGAATTTCTACCTGAGGAACTGAAAGTAGAAATTCTGAAAAGGGTACGGAACAAGGAGCTGTTGCGATGTACTGCAGTGTGCAAATCATGGTATGCTCTTATCAAATCCTGTTTTTTCATTTTCCAAACCCATCTTCCCCATGTTCAATCTTCGAATTCGAACCCGCATTTAGTCATTTTGTGCCACTATTTTGACCCTAACGATTACGTGATGTCATTTCATGATGATGATACTGAAGAGTTCAGCGAGTGTCATTTGCCTGCTCACTTCTATAACTATTCCAACTTAAGTCTCTTTGCCTCTTGCAACGGCCTTCTTTTATTTCGCGACTATTCTGAGTATATCCTCTGGAATCCATCCATTTGCAGATCACTAACGCTTCCAAAACCAAAACTAAAAAATGGGGAAGAATTATGTGGGCTAGGTTTTGATTCTACCACTAATGATTTTAAAGTGTTAAGGATATTGtgtgattttgtttttacagaGCCGAGGTCCATTGTTGTTAAGGCTGAGATTTACTCTGTTAATGCAGCTTCCTGGAAGAATATTACTCATATTGCACCACAATATAAAATCCCATATAATATTTACTTTCAACAGCAGTGTATACCCTTTGTTAACGGTGCATTGCATATGATTGCTCATGATTGTAAAGATAAGGGACATAATTTGGTGCTTGTCTTTGATGTCAAAGATGAAATCTTTCGCGAAATATTATTGCCCCACTGTTTGCAGAATGCTCTGCTTGATATGTTGTTTGTTATCGCATATGGACAATCAATTGCAGTTGTTCATTTTGATAATTCCGGTATTTGGAATGATATATGGGTGATGAAAGAGTATGGTGTGTACGATTCATGGACCAACTTAGGCAAGTTGCAGAATGAAGAGTATGCATCAGCTGCagtgttcttgaggaagaatgGGCAATTCATGATAGATTCTGGTTTGGGGAAAatcttttcatttgattttgctACTCAAACCTTCATCGATCTTTTCCCGGGTGTGGAGGAAATGGATGAAAACGGTTCTGCTTCTGTTTTTAGCTATATTGAGACCCTAGCCTTACTTGATAGAGGAAACTTTGGAGATGAATCGAGCCGGTCGCAGAATTTAG GAGATGCAACTAATTAA